One Oncorhynchus gorbuscha isolate QuinsamMale2020 ecotype Even-year unplaced genomic scaffold, OgorEven_v1.0 Un_scaffold_4582, whole genome shotgun sequence DNA window includes the following coding sequences:
- the LOC124028648 gene encoding anoctamin-3-like, whose protein sequence is MNAHGLVDEYLEMVLQFGFTTIFVAAFPLAPLLALLNNIIEIRLDAYKFVTQWRRPMPARATDIGIWYGILEGIGVLAVITNAFVIAITSDYIPRFVYAFRYGPCVDKEYHHE, encoded by the exons ATGAACGCCCACGGACTGGTGGATGAGTACCTGGAGATGG TTCTCCAGTTTGGTTTCACCACGATCTTTGTGGCTGCATTCCCATTGGCTCCTCTACTGGCTCTGCTCAACAACATCATCGAGATACGACTGGACGCCTACAAGTTTGTCACCCAGTGGAGGAGACCCATGCCTGCCAGAGCCACAGACATTG GTATCTGGTACGGTATCCTGGAGGGGATCGGCGTGCTGGCTGTCATCACCAACGCCTTCGTCATCGCCATCACCTCCGACTACATCCCCCGCTTTGTCTACGCGTTCAGATACGGACCCTGTGTGGACAAGGAGTACCACCACGAGAA